Below is a genomic region from Actinomadura sp. NAK00032.
CGCTGACCCCGCTGGCCAGGCCGACGAGCGCGACGAGGTCGCCGCGCCGCACGCGGCCGGACTCCACCGCCATCGCCAGTTGCACGGGCAGGGTGGCGGCGACCATGTTGCCGTGCTGGACGATCGTGACGACGACCTTGCCCGGCGGGATCCCGGCGTGGTCGCAGAACTTCCACAGCATCGGCAGCGACGCCTGGTGGACGCAGACGGCCGCGCAGTCGTCCCAGGTCAGGCCGAGGTCGGTGAGCGGCTTGCGGAACAGGGCGGGGTCGATGCTCTCGAAGCCCCGCAGGAGGGCGCGGGCGTCGACCAGCAGCGGGCCGTAGTGCGGCGCCGGGGTCGACGGATCGCTGGAGGCGTCCAGCACGCGGACGACGGCGCCCTCCCACGCGGCGGAGTGGGCGGCGGAGTGGTGCGCCAGCACGCCGGGCGCGGAGCCCGCCTCCAGCAGCAGGGCGGCGCCGACGTCGCTGACGGTGTAGCCGGCCGCGACGGCGTAGAACTCCTCGACGCCGCGCACGCTCCACGGGGTGATGGCGCTGGGCAGTTCGCCGCAGCAGACGAGCACGCGCCGGTACCGGCCGCCGGTGATCAGCGCGTCGGCCAGCTCGATGGCGGTCAGCACGCCGTTGCAGGCGTTGCGCACGTCGAAGACGGGGCACCGGGCGCCGAGCGCGGCCGCGACGAGGTGCGCGGTGGCGGGCTCGACGACGTCGGCGGACACTCCCGCGTAGATCAGCAGGTCCACGTCGGCGGGGGCGACGCCGGCGCCGTCCAGCAGCTTGCGGCACGCGGCGGCGGCCAGGTCGGACGGGCCGTCCTGCGGCGCGGCGACGTGCCTGCGCCGCACCCCGCTGGCCCTGAGGATCAGGCCGCGCGGGACGTCCAGGCCCGGGTTGCGCTCGGCGAGCCGGTCCTCCAGTTCGGCGGTGGTCAGCGTGGTCTCCGGCAGGTGCGCGGCCACCGCGGCCAGCCGGGTCCACGGCGCGCCCTCGCCGGTCACCGGCTCCCACCCGTCGGGACGGCCGCCACCGGGTCGGGCTCCGGTGGTCGTGGGCGCGGGGGTGAGGGAGGTGTGGGAGTCGCGGCATCGGTGGTGGACAGCCCCAGGCGGACCAGGACGATCTGGGCGATGTCGGCGATGGTTCCACCGCTGCGCAGCAGTTCCAGGGGCGGGATATCGATGCCGTACCGGGTCCGCACGGAGGCCATCAGCTCGCCGCCCATCAGGGAG
It encodes:
- a CDS encoding 3-oxoacyl-ACP synthase III family protein, which translates into the protein MTGEGAPWTRLAAVAAHLPETTLTTAELEDRLAERNPGLDVPRGLILRASGVRRRHVAAPQDGPSDLAAAACRKLLDGAGVAPADVDLLIYAGVSADVVEPATAHLVAAALGARCPVFDVRNACNGVLTAIELADALITGGRYRRVLVCCGELPSAITPWSVRGVEEFYAVAAGYTVSDVGAALLLEAGSAPGVLAHHSAAHSAAWEGAVVRVLDASSDPSTPAPHYGPLLVDARALLRGFESIDPALFRKPLTDLGLTWDDCAAVCVHQASLPMLWKFCDHAGIPPGKVVVTIVQHGNMVAATLPVQLAMAVESGRVRRGDLVALVGLASGVSAGIVLARW